GCCGTCGTCCGGACCGCTGTCGTCCGGGCCGGAGTCGCGCGGGTCGCCGCCCTGCGGGTCGTCACGTGGGTCGCCGTCGCGCGGGCCGCTTCGGCCGTCGGCGCCGTCGCGGGCGCCTTCACCAGGGTCAGCGTCCGTCTCCGCGGATCCGGCGTCCGGCGGCGCGGCGTGGCGCAGGGCGTCCTCCAGGGCCTGTTCGTCGAGGTCGGGGCTGTCGAAGGGGTCACGGCGGCGGCGGTGCGGCAGGGCGAGCCGGGCCGCGTCGCGTACGTCCTGCGCGGTGACCTCCGGGCGGCCGTGCCAAGCGGCGAGGGCCAGCGCGGCGCGGGCCACCACCAGGTCGGCGCGCAGCCCGTCCACCTCGAACGCGGCGCACACCCCGGCGATGCGGGTCAGTTCGGCGTCGGGCAGCACCACCCCGGGCAGCCTGGTCCGCGCGGCCCCGATGCGCTCGGCGAGCGCCGTGTCGGCCTCGGCCCAGCGCGCGGCGAAGCCGGCCGGGTCGGCCTCGTACGCCAGCCGCCGCCGCACCACCTCGGCGCGTTCGCGCGGCTCACGCGGGGCGCGCACCTGCACCGCCAGCCCGAACCGGTCCAGCAGCTGCGGGCGCAGCTCGCCCTCCTCCGGGTTCATGGTGCCCACCAGCAGGAACCGGGCGGCGTGGCGCACCGAGACGCCGTCGCGCTCGACGTACGCCTCGCCCATCGCGGCGGCGTCGAGCAGCAGGTCGACCAGGTGGTCGTGGAGCAGGTTGACCTCGTCCACGTAGAGCACGCCGCGGTGGGCCGCGGCCAGCAGGCCGGGCGCGTAGGCGGCCTGCCCGGAGGTGAGCACGCGCTCCAGGTCGAGCGCGCCGACGAGCCGGTCCTCGGTGGCCCCGACGGGCAGCTCGACCAGCCGGGCGCGCCGCACGACGGCGTCCGGCCCGGCCTCATGCGGCCCGTCCGGGCACGCCGCGTACGGCGCGGCCGGGTCGCAGCCGAAACGGCACCCCACGACGGCTTCCAGCGAGGGCAGCAGCGCGGCCAGCGCACGGACCACGGTGGACTTGGCGGTGCCCTTCTCGCCGCGCACCAGCACCCCGCCGACGGCGGGCGAGACGGCGTTGAGGAGCAGGGCCAGCCGCAGGTCGTCGAGTCCGACCACGGCGGAGAACGGGTACAGCGGGGTCAACGCCCGCTCAGGCACGAGCCCATGCGCGAGTCCTCTCCGCGGGTTTCCTCGCCCGCGAACACGGTGGGCAGCGACGTCGTCGGCGTCGCCGGAGCGGCCGGAGTGTCCTGGCTCCCGGATCGACGCTCCCCCTCGGCCTTCCAGCCTTGCGGCCGTGGCCTGGGGACGACGCGGCGTGCCGTGGCGGCGCGGGCGTCGGGAGGGGTCGCTCCCCGGTGACAGTGGCGGGACCGCCCCGGATTCACACCGGGTTCCTCCACTGCCGCTCACCGGTCATCGTGGCGCAAGAGCGCCGCCGCGTCAAAGCGGGTCGCCCGTCGGTGCGCCGTGTCCCGGGCGCATGGTGCCGTGCCGGGCCCGCCCCCTGGCTCTCGCGGCCCGGCACGACATCACGTCGTAACAATCAACTTCGATATTGCTATATATCACTGCCTTCCGCTAGCTTCCAGGGAAACTCTCCGGCGGTCCCGCGCCAGAAGCGCCCGCCGCCGGGTGGACCTTGGGAGGATCCTGTGAGGCACTCACTACGTACGACGCTGCGTGCCGGCGTCGTCGCGCTGGCCGGCGCCATGATCGCCATGGCCGCGGCGACGGCCCCGGTGCAGGCCGCGCCGAGCGACCCCGGACTCATCGACGGACCCGACCTCGTCGTGGGCGGCACCCCGGCCGCGCAGGGCGAGTTCCCGTGGATGGTGCGGCTGTCCATGGGCTGCGGCGGCGCCATGTACACCGCGAGCCTGGTGCTCACCGCCGCGCACTGCGTCAGCGCCACCGGCAACAACACCTCGATCACCGCCACCTGGGGCGTGGTCGACCTGCAGAGCTCGTCCCGGGTCACCCGCACCTCGAACTACGTCTACCGCGCGCCGGGCTACAACGGCGACGGCAAGGACTGGGCGCTGGTCCGCCTCTCCAGCCCGATCACCCAGGCCCCGCTGCTGAAGATCGCCACGGACACCTCGCTGCACAGCGGCGAGTTCGACGTGATGGGCTGGGGCGCGACGGCCTCCGGCGGCAGCCAGCAGCGCTACCTGCTCAAGGCGAAGGTGCCGTTCATCACGGACACGCAGTGCCAGAGCGCGGGCGGCAGCTACGCCGGTCTGATCTTCAACGAGGAGATCTGCGCCGGCATCTGGAGCACCGGCGGCGTCGACACGTGCCAGGGCGACTCCGGCGGCCCGATGGTCAAGAAGAACGCCTCCAACGAGTGGATCCAGGTCGGCATCGTCAGCTGGGGCATCGGCTGCGCCCAGCCCCAGAAGCCGGGTGTGTACACCGAGGTGCGCTACTTCGCCAACGACATCTACAACGCGGCGGTCTCCCTAGGCGGAGCGCCGGGCGGCGTCTCGGTGACCGGCCCCGGCAACCAGTCCACCGTGGTCGGCACCGCGGTCACCCTGAACAGCACCGCGTCCGGCGGCAC
The Catellatospora sp. IY07-71 DNA segment above includes these coding regions:
- a CDS encoding VWA domain-containing protein, which codes for MPERALTPLYPFSAVVGLDDLRLALLLNAVSPAVGGVLVRGEKGTAKSTVVRALAALLPSLEAVVGCRFGCDPAAPYAACPDGPHEAGPDAVVRRARLVELPVGATEDRLVGALDLERVLTSGQAAYAPGLLAAAHRGVLYVDEVNLLHDHLVDLLLDAAAMGEAYVERDGVSVRHAARFLLVGTMNPEEGELRPQLLDRFGLAVQVRAPREPRERAEVVRRRLAYEADPAGFAARWAEADTALAERIGAARTRLPGVVLPDAELTRIAGVCAAFEVDGLRADLVVARAALALAAWHGRPEVTAQDVRDAARLALPHRRRRDPFDSPDLDEQALEDALRHAAPPDAGSAETDADPGEGARDGADGRSGPRDGDPRDDPQGGDPRDSGPDDSGPDDGGDGPGGSPRPGGPGGGVPDREAPTARPHGGAQRREQDGDSRFAGAGQQHAQAAAPRRARLFAVPGTGEGTAGRRSPAYTRNGRTVGARVPGGGLAALHLAATVRAAARWQGARGRVPGGPLLLAAADLREPVRRGRESNLVLFCVDASGSMAACRRMGAVKGAVLSLLLDAYQRRDKVGLVTFHGAEARLVLPPTSSVEAGAARLRELPTGGRTPLAAGLRRAAHTLRVERLRDPRRRALLIVVTDGRATAGADPVGEAMRVAAGLAGDGVAAVVVDCESGPVRLGLAARLAAGLGAEHVPLTDVTAQGLAGVARRDRRRAA
- a CDS encoding trypsin-like serine protease, coding for MRHSLRTTLRAGVVALAGAMIAMAAATAPVQAAPSDPGLIDGPDLVVGGTPAAQGEFPWMVRLSMGCGGAMYTASLVLTAAHCVSATGNNTSITATWGVVDLQSSSRVTRTSNYVYRAPGYNGDGKDWALVRLSSPITQAPLLKIATDTSLHSGEFDVMGWGATASGGSQQRYLLKAKVPFITDTQCQSAGGSYAGLIFNEEICAGIWSTGGVDTCQGDSGGPMVKKNASNEWIQVGIVSWGIGCAQPQKPGVYTEVRYFANDIYNAAVSLGGAPGGVSVTGPGNQSTVVGTAVTLNSTASGGTAPYSWSATGLPAGTAISSSTGQITGTPTTAGSYSVTVTATDSASKTGTASFTWTVNPVGGCAASTNGTDVSIPDNNTTGVYSNIVVSGCTGNASSTSKVEVHIVHTYKGDLVVDLVAPDGSVYNLHNRTGSSTDNIDTIYTVNLSGEVKNGTWRLRVRDLASIDTGYLNSWTLTL